In a single window of the Pseudorca crassidens isolate mPseCra1 chromosome 9, mPseCra1.hap1, whole genome shotgun sequence genome:
- the SPTBN2 gene encoding spectrin beta chain, non-erythrocytic 2 isoform X3, translating to MNGHGVSRAHGHGLNGAGEFYYEAVEESQNPGGLPLSPAAFISPAQYASMLEGRFKQLQDEREAVQKKTFTKWVNSHLARVTCRVGDLYSDLRDGRNLLRLLEVLSGETLPKPTKGRMRIHCLENVDKALQFLKEQKVHLENVGSHDIVDGNHRLTLGLVWTIILRFQIQDISVETEDNKEKKSAKDALLLWCQMKTAGYPNVNVHNFTTSWRDGLAFNAIVHKHRPDLLDFESLKKCNAHYNLQNAFNLAEKELGLTKLLDPEDVNVDQPDEKSIITYVATYYHYFSKMKALAVEGKRIGKVLDHAMEAERLVEKYESLASELLQWIEQTIVTLNDRQLANSLSGVQNQLQSFNSYRTVEKPPKFTEKGNLEVLLFTIQSKLRANNQKVYTPREGRLISDINKAWERLEKAEHERELALRTELIRQEKLEQLAARFDRKAAMRETWLSENQRLVSQDNFGLELAAVEAAVRKHEAIETDIVAYSGRVQAVDAVAAELAAEHYHDIKRIAARQHNVARLWDFLRQMVAARRERLLLNLELQKVFQDLLYLMDWMEEMKGRLQSQDLGKHLAGVEDLLQLHELVEADIAVQAERVRAVSASALRFCDPGKEYKPCDPQLVLERVAALEQNYESLCKLAAARRARLEESRRLWRFLWEVGETEAWVREQQHLLASAETGRDLTGVLRLLNKHTALRGEMSGRLGPLKLTLEQGRQLVAEGHPGAGQAAARTAELQAQWEKLEALAEERAQRLAQAASLYQFQADANDMEAWLVDALRLVSSPELGHDEFSTQALARQHRALEEEIRGHRPTLDTLREQAAALPPVLSRAPEVQGRLPALERHYEELLARAGERARALEAALALYTMLSEAGACGLWVEEKEQWLNGLALPERLEDLEVVQQRFETLEPEMNALAARITAVNDIAEQLLKANPPGKDSIVNTQKQLNHRWQQFRSLADGKKAALTSALSIQNYHLECTETQAWMREKTKVIESTQGLGNDLAGVLALQRKLAGTERDLEAIAARVGELTREANALAAGHPAQAPAISARLGEVQAGWEDLRATMRRREESLGEARRLQDFLRSLDDFQAWLGRTQTSVASEEGPATLPEAEALLAQHAALRGEVERARSEYSQLRAVGEEVTRDQADPQCLFLRQRLEALGTGWEELGRMWESRQGRLAQAHGFQGFLRDARQAEGVLSSQEYVLSHTEMPGTLQAADAAIKKLEDFMSTMDANGERIRGLLEAGRQLVSEGNIHAEKIQEKADSIERRHKKNQEAVQQLLGRLRDNRERQRFLQDCHELKLWIDEKMLTAQDVSYDEARNLHTKWQKHQAFMAELAANKDWLDKVDKEGRELTLEKPELKALVWEKLDDLHRRWDELETTTQAKARSLFDANRAELFAQSCSALESWLESLQAQLHSDDYGKDLTSVNILLKKQQMLEREMAVREKEVEAIQAQAKALAQEDQGAGEVERTSRAVEEKFRALCQPMKERCRRLQASREQHQFHRDVEDEILWVTERLPVASSMEHGRDLPSVQLLMKKNQTLQKEIQGHEPRIADLTERQRALGAAAAGPELAELQEMWKRLGHELELRGKRLEEALRAQQFYRDAAEAEAWMGEQELHMMGQEKAKDELSAQAEVKKHQVLEQALADYAQTIHQLAASSQDMIDHEHPESTRISIRQAQVDKLYASLKELAGERRERLHEHLRLCQLRRELDDLEQWIQEREVVAASHELGQDYEHVTMLRDKFREFSRDTSTIGQERVDSANALANGLIAGGHAARATVAEWKDSLNEAWADLLELLDTRGQVLAAAHELQRFLHGARQALARVQHKQQQLPDGTGRDLNAAEALQRRHCAFEHDIQALSAQAQQVQDDGHRLQKAYAGDKAEEIGRHMQAVAEAWAQLQGSSAARRQLLLDTTDKFRFFKAVRELMLWMDGVNLQMDAQERPRDVSSADLVIKNHQGIKAEIEARADRFSSCIDMGQGLLARSHYAAEEISEKLSQLQARRQETADKWQEKMDWLQLVLEVLVFGRDAGMAEAWLCSQEPLVRSAELGCTVDEVESLIKRHEAFQKSAVAWEERFSALEKLTALEEQEKERKRKREEEERRKQPPAPEPTASVPEGALLDSQTAPDATWDRAQPRLPAPSQPASVNGVCTDAEAPQGSGAGDEANGPRGEKQTRTRGPTPPIMPQSRSSESARVATLPTRGPELSAQEQMEGLLCRKQEMEAFGKKAANRSWQNVYCVLRRGSLGFYKDAKAASAGVPYHGEVPVSLARAQGSVAFDYRKRKHVFKLGLQDGKEYLFQAKDEAEMSSWLRVVNAAIATASSASGEPEEPAVPTATRGMTRAMTMPPVSPVGAEGPVVLRGKDGREREREKRFSFFKKNK from the exons ATGAACGGGCACGGAGTGAGCAGGGCGCACGGGCACGGCCTGAATGGGGCCGGCGAGTTTTACTACGAGGCTGTGGAAGAGTCTCAGAACCCCGGGGGCCTCCCGCTCTCGCCGGCTGCCTTCATCAGCCCGGCTCAGTACGCCAGCATGCTGGAGGGACGCTTCAAGCAGCTTCAAG ATGAGCGAGAAGCTGTGCAGAAGAAAACCTTCACCAAGTGGGTCAACTCTCACCTGGCCCGGGTGACATGCCGGGTGGGAGACCTGTACAGCGACCTCCGGGATGGACGTAACCTCCTGAGGCTCCTCGAGGTGCTCTCGGGAGAGACACTG CCAAAGCCCACAAAGGGCCGCATGCGGATCCACTGCCTGGAGAACGTGGACAAGGCGCTGCAGTTCCTGAAGGAGCAAAAAGTGCACCTGGAAAATGTGGGCTCGCATGACATTGTGGACGGGAACCACCGCCTGACCCTCGGGCTGGTGTGGACCATCATCCTTCGATTCCAG aTCCAAGACATAAGTGTGGAAACAGAAGACAATAAGGAGAAGAAGTCAGCCAAGGATGCCCTGCTGCTGTGGTGCCAGATGAAGACCGCGGG GTACCCCAATGTCAACGTGCACAACTTCACCACCAGCTGGAGAGATGGGCTGGCCTTCAACGCCATTGTACATAAACACCG GCCAGACCTGCTGGATTTTGAGTCCCTGAAGAAGTGTAATGCACATTACAATCTGCAGAACGCTTTCAATCTGGCTGAGAAGGAGCTGGGACTTACGAAGCTGCTGGATCCTGAAG ATGTGAATGTGGACCAACCAGATGAGAAATCAATTATTACCTACGTGGCTACTTACTACCACTATTTCTCCAAGATGAAGGCCCTGGCCGTGGAAGGCAAAAGAATTGGCAAG GTGCTGGACCACGCCATGGAGGCCGAGCGCCTGGTGGAGAAGTATGAGTCCCTGGCCTCAGAGCTGCTGCAGTGGATTGAGCAAACGATCGTGACCCTCAATGACCGGCAGCTGGCCAACTCCCTGAGTGGTGTCCAGAACCAGCTCCAGTCCTTCAATTCCTACCGCACTGTGGAGAAGCCACCCAA GTTCACTGAGAAAGGGAACTTGGAAGTGCTGCTCTTCACCATCCAGAGCAAGCTGCGGGCCAACAACCAGAAGGTCTACACGCCCCGCGAGGGCCGGCTCATCTCTGACATCAACAAG GCCTGGGAGCGGCTGGAGAAAGCTGAGCATGAGCGTGAGCTGGCCCTGCGCACGGAGCTGATCCGCCAGGAGAAGCTGGAGCAGCTGGCCGCCCGCTTCGACCGCAAGGCCGCCATGCGGGAGACCTGGCTTAGCGAGAACCAGCGCCTTGTGTCCCAG GACAACTTTGGGCTGGAGCTGGCCGCCGTGGAGGCAGCAGTGCGGAAGCACGAAGCCATCGAGACGGACATCGTGGCCTACAGCGGCCGGGTGCAGGCGGTGGACGCCGTGGCCGCCGAGCTGGCCGCTGAGCACTACCACGACATCAAGCGCATCGCCGCGCGGCAGCACAACGTGGCGCGGCTCTGGGACTTCTTGCGGCAGATGGTGGCCGCCCGGCGGGAGCGGCTTCTCCTCAACCTGGAGCTGCAGAAGGTGTTCCAGGACCTCCTCTACCTCATGGACTGGATGGAAGAGATGAAG GGCCGGCTGCAGTCCCAGGACCTGGGCAAGCATCTGGCTGGAGTGGAGGACCTGCTGCAGCTGCACGAGCTGGTGGAAGCCGACATTGCTGTACAGGCTGAGAGGGTGCGGGCCGTCAGCGCCTCTGCACTGCGCTTCTGCGACCCAGGAAAAG AGTACAAACCGTGCGACCCCCAGCTGGTGTTGGAGCGGGTGGCCGCCCTGGAGCAGAACTATGAGTCGCTGTGCAAGTTGGCAGCGGCTCGGCGGGCCCGGCTGGAGGAGTCCCGGCGACTCTGGCGCTTCCTCTGGGAGGTGGGCGAGACCGAGGCCTGGGTGCGGGAGCAGCAGCACCTGCTGGCCTCGGCAGAAACCGGCCGGGACCTGACCGGCGTCCTCCGCCTGCTCAACAAGCACACAGCCCTGCGAGGCGAGATGAGCGGCCGGCTGGGGCCCCTGAAGCTCACCCTGGAGCAGGGCCGGCAGTTAGTGGCCGAGGGCCACCCCGGGGCAGGCCAGGCCGCCGCCCGCACCGCCGAGCTCCAGGCGCAGTGGGAGAAGCTGGAGGCCCTGGCGGAGGAGCGTGCCCAGCGGCTCGCCCAGGCCGCCAGCCTCTACCAGTTCCAGGCGGACGCAAACGACATGGAGGCCTGGCTGGTGGACGCGCTGCGCCTGGTGTCCAGCCCCGAGCTGGGGCACGACGAGTTCTCCACGCAGGCCCTGGCCCGGCAACATCGGGCCCTGGAGGAAGAGATCCGAGGCCACCGGCCCACCCTGGACACCCTGAGGGAGCAGGCCGCGGCCCTGCCTCCCGTGCTGAGCCGCGCACCTGAGGTGCAGGGCCGGCTGCCCGCCCTGGAGAGGCACTACGAGGAGCTGCTGGCCCGCGCGGGCGAGCGCGCACGTGCCCTGGAGGCGGCCCTGGCGCTCTACACCATGCTCAGCGAGGCGGGGGCCTGCGGGCTCTGGGTGGAGGAGAAGGAGCAGTGGCTAAACGGGCTCGCCCTGCCTGAGCGCCTGGAGGACCTGGAGGTCGTGCAGCAAAG GTTCGAGACCCTGGAGCCTGAAATGAACGCCCTTGCAGCGCGAATTACTGCTGTGAATGACATCGCAGAGCAGTTGCTGAAGGCCAACCCCCCGGGGAAGGACAGCATTGTCAACACCCAGAAGCAGCTCAACCACAG GTGGCAGCAGTTTCGGTCTCTGGCGGACGGCAAGAAGGCAGCTCTGACGTCAGCCCTGAGCATCCAGAACTACCACTTAGAGTGCACAGAGACCCAGGCCTGGATGAGAGAAAAGACCAAGGTCATCGAGTCCACCCAGGGCCTGGGCAATGACCTGGCCGGGGTGCTGGCGCTGCAGCGTAAGCTGGCCGGCACTGAGAGGGACCTGGAGGCCATCGCTGCCCGGGTGGGCGAACTGACCCGAGAGGCAAATGCCCTGGCTGCTGGCCACCCCGCCCAAGCCCCTGCCATCAGCGCCCGGCTTGGAGAGGTGCAAGCCGGCTGGGAGGACCTCAGGGCCACCATGCGGCGACGAGAGGAGTCGCTGGGCGAGGCGCGGCGGCTGCAGGACTTCCTGCGCAGCTTGGATGACTTCCAGGCCTGGCTCGGCCGCACGCAGACCTCCGTGGCCTCTGAAGAAGGGCCGGCCACCCTGCCTGAGGCAGAGGCCCTCCTGGCCCAACATGCAGCCCTGCGGGGAGAGGTGGAGCGGGCCCGGAGCGAGTACAGCCAGCTTCGGGCCGTGGGTGAGGAGGTGACCCGGGACCAGGCCGATCCCCAGTGCCTCTTCCTACGGCAGCGACTCGAAGCGCTGGGAACCGGCTGGGAGGAGCTGGGCCGCATGTGGGAGAGCCGACAAGGCCGTCTTGCCCAGGCCCACGGCTTCCAGGGGTTCCTGCGAGATGCTCGCCAGGCCGAGGGCGTGCTCAGCAGCCAG GAATATGTTTTGTCTCACACGGAGATGCCGGGGACACTCCAGGCTGCTGATGCCGCCATTAAAAAACTGGAAGACTTCATGAGCACCATGGATGCCAACGGTGAGCGGATCCGCGGGCTCCTGGAAGCCGGGCGCCAGCTGGTGTCTGAGGGCAACATCCATGCCGAGAAGATCCAAGAGAAGGCAGACTCCATAGAGAGGAG ACACAAGAAGAATCAAGAAGCAGTGCAGCAGCTTTTGGGCCGTCTTCGGGACAACCGAGAGCGGCAGCGTTTCTTACAAGACTGTCACGAG CTGAAACTCTGGATTGATGAGAAGATGCTGACAGCCCAGGACGTGTCCTATGATGAGGCCCGCAACCTGCACACCAAGTGGCAGAAGCACCAGGCGTTCATGGCCGAGCTGGCCGCCAACAAGGACTGGTTGGACAAGGTGGACAAG GAAGGGCGGGAGCTGACTCTGGAGAAGCCGGAGCTGAAAGCTCTGGTGTGGGAGAAGCTAGACGACCTGCACAGGCGCTGGGACGAGCTGGAGACCACCACCCAGGCCAAAGCCCGCAGCCTCTTTGATGCCAACCGAGCTGAGCTGTTTGCCCAGAGCTGCTCTGCCCTGGAGAGCTGGCTGGAGAGCCTGCAGGCCCAGCTGCACTCCGACGACTACGGCAAGGACCTCACCAGCGTCAACATCCTGCTCAAGAAGCAGCAG ATGCTGGAAAGGGAGATGGCTGTGCGAGAGAAGGAGGTGGAAGCAATCCAGGCACAGGCAAAAGCTCTGGCCCAGGAAGACCAGGGTGCAGGGGAGGTGGAGAGGACCTCGCGGGCCGTGGAGGAGAAGTTCAGGGCCCTGTGCCAGCCCATGAAGGAGCGTTGCCGGCGCCTGCAAGCCTCTCGCGAGCAGCACCAGTTCCACCGGGACGTGGAGGATGAGATC TTGTGGGTGACGGAGCGGCTCCCCGTGGCTAGCTCCATGGAGCATGGCAGGGACCTGCCCAGTGTCCAGCTCCTCATGAAGAAAAACCAG ACCCTGCAGAAGGAGATCCAGGGCCACGAGCCGCGGATCGCGGACCTAACGGAGCGACAGCGCGCTCTGGGTGCGGCGGCAGCAGGCCCGGAGCTGGCTGAGCTACAGGAAATGTGGAAGCGCCTGGGCCACGAGTTGGAGCTTCGAGGGAAGCGACTGGAGGAGGCCCTGCGGGCCCAGCAGTTCTACCGCGACGCCGCGGAGGCAGAGGCCTGGATGGGCGAGCAGGAGTTACACATGATGGGCCAGGAGAAGGCCAAG gacgaGCTGAGTGCCCAGGCAGAGGTGAAGAAGCATCAGGTATTGGAACAAGCCCTGGCCGACTACGCCCAGACCATCCACCAGCTGGCAGCCAGCAGCCAAGACATGATTGACCACGAGCACCCAGAGAG cACGCGCATATCGATCCGCCAAGCCCAGGTGGACAAGCTGTACGCCAGCCTGAAGGAGCTGGCGGGAGAGCGGCGGGAGCGCCTGCACGAGCACCTGCGTCTGTGCCAGCTCCGCCGGGAGCTGGACGACCTGGAGCAGTGGATCCAGGAGCGCGAGGTGGTGGCAGCCTCGCACGAGCTGGGCCAGGACTACGAGCACGTGACT ATGCTCCGGGACAAATTCCGAGAGTTCTCCCGGGACACGAGCACGATCGGCCAGGAGCGCGTGGACAGCGCCAATGCCTTGGCCAACGGGCTCATCGCCGGGGGCCACGCCGCCCGGGCCACGGTGGCTGAGTGGAAGGACAGTCTCAACGAGGCCTGGGCTGACCTGCTCGAGCTGCTGGACACGCGGGGTCAGGTGCTGGCAGCTGCACACGAGCTGCAGCGCTTCCTGCACGGTGCGCGCCAGGCCCTGGCGCGGGTGCAGCACAAGCAGCAGCAGCTTCCAGACGGGACCGGCCGGGACCTCAACGCTGCCGAGGCCCTGCAGCGCCGACACTGTGCCTTTGAGCACGACATCCAGGCCCTCAGCGCCCAG GCCCAGCAGGTGCAGGATGACGGCCACCGGCTCCAGAAGGCCTACGCTGGAGACAAGGCCGAGGAGATCGGCCGCCACATGCAGGCCGTGGCCGAGGCCTGGGCGCAGCTTCAGGGAAGCTCTGCTGCCCGCCGCCAGCTGCTGCTGGACACCACGGACAAGTTCCGCTTCTTCAAGGCTGTCCGGGAGCTGATGCTGTGGATGGACGGAGTGAACCTGCAGATGGATGCCCAGGAGCGGCCCCG GGATGTTTCCTCCGCAGACCTGGTCATCAAGAACCACCAAGGCATCAAGGCGGAGATAGAGGCCAGGGCTGACCGCTTCTCCTCTTGCATCGACATGGGACAGGGGCTGCTCGCCAGGAGCCACTACGCGGCTGAGGAG ATCTCAGAGAAGCTGTCTCAGCTTCAGGCACGGCGCCAGGAGACAGCTGACAAGTGGCAGGAGAAGATGGACTGGCTGCAGCTTG TTTTGGAGGTGCTCGTGTTTGGGAGAGATGCAGGTATGGCGGAGGCCTGGCTGTGCAGCCAGGAGCCGTTGGTGCGAAGTGCTGAGCTGGGTTGCACAGTCGATGAAGTCGAGAGCCTCATCAAGCGGCACGAAGCCTTCCAGAAGTCCGCAGTGGCCTGGGAGGAGCGCTTCAGCGCACTGGAGAAGCTCACGGCG CTGGAGGAGCAGGAGAAGGAGcggaaaagaaagagggaggaagaggaacgGAGGAAAcagccccctgccccagagcccacAGCCAGTGTGCCTGAAGGGGCCCTGCTGGACAGCCAGACAGCTCCCGATGCTACCTGGGACAG agcccagccccgcctgccAGCACCCTCACAGCCAGCCAGCGTGAACGGCGTCTGCACAGATGCGGAAGCCCCACAG